A genome region from Chryseobacterium sp. G0186 includes the following:
- a CDS encoding low molecular weight protein-tyrosine-phosphatase: MKILMVCLGNICRSPLAEGIMQTKLPQDFLVDSAGTISMHEGEHPDKRAVKTAANHDVDISKQKSRPITRSDFEIFDKIYCMDASVYKDVISKAQTEEEREKIALFLEAAGEYNNTEVPDPYWGGMEDFEKVFQLLDNGCTKIANHLKRTSHS; this comes from the coding sequence ATGAAAATTTTGATGGTCTGCCTGGGAAACATATGCAGAAGTCCTTTAGCTGAGGGAATCATGCAAACAAAACTACCACAGGATTTCTTGGTAGACTCCGCAGGAACTATTTCCATGCATGAAGGAGAACATCCCGATAAAAGAGCTGTTAAAACTGCAGCAAACCATGATGTTGATATTTCCAAGCAGAAATCAAGACCTATTACAAGATCAGATTTTGAGATTTTTGATAAGATTTATTGTATGGATGCTAGCGTATATAAAGATGTTATTTCCAAGGCTCAAACTGAAGAAGAACGTGAGAAAATAGCATTATTCTTGGAAGCTGCAGGAGAATATAATAACACCGAAGTTCCTGATCCTTATTGGGGCGGAATGGAAGATTTTGAAAAAGTCTTTCAATTATTAGACAATGGTTGCACTAAAATAGCCAACCACTTAAAGCGTACTTCCCATTCATAA
- a CDS encoding SAM-dependent methyltransferase yields MLFLLPAYLSENTSIAHFSPVIKEYIMQTDYFFVENEKTARKVVKFFAPEKKQSDLKLFLLDKYTENADIKEAQELMLKGQDFGLLSEAGLPCIADPGNLIVKWCHEKNIRVVPISGPSSIILALISSGFNGQEFTFHGYLPIEKGEKKKQIQHLESLVQKTGYSQIFMETPYRNNPLFEDLTKFLSPNTKLCIAANINDPEHEFIKTKTIKDWQKQKPELHKVPAVFVLGK; encoded by the coding sequence ATGCTTTTTTTACTTCCAGCTTACCTGTCAGAAAATACCTCTATTGCTCACTTTTCACCTGTGATAAAGGAATATATCATGCAAACTGATTACTTCTTTGTAGAAAATGAAAAAACAGCGAGAAAGGTGGTTAAGTTTTTTGCTCCTGAAAAAAAACAATCAGATTTGAAGCTGTTTCTTCTCGATAAGTATACTGAAAATGCAGATATTAAGGAAGCTCAGGAACTGATGCTGAAAGGACAGGATTTTGGGTTGCTTTCAGAGGCTGGACTGCCGTGTATTGCAGATCCGGGGAATCTGATTGTAAAATGGTGCCATGAAAAAAATATCAGGGTTGTTCCTATTTCCGGGCCATCATCTATTATATTGGCGTTGATTTCCAGTGGTTTCAATGGACAGGAATTTACATTTCACGGATATCTTCCCATTGAAAAAGGAGAAAAAAAGAAACAAATCCAGCACTTGGAAAGTCTGGTTCAGAAAACTGGTTATTCACAAATTTTTATGGAAACTCCATACAGAAATAACCCACTTTTTGAAGATCTTACAAAATTCTTATCACCTAACACAAAGCTTTGTATTGCTGCCAATATCAACGATCCGGAGCATGAATTTATTAAAACAAAAACCATAAAAGACTGGCAAAAACAGAAGCCGGAGCTGCATAAGGTTCCTGCAGTTTTTGTATTAGGAAAATAA
- a CDS encoding DUF4349 domain-containing protein: protein MKNILLLLFCLILFNCNKSELDKNSLNVDMVDAKEEAPPPPMEAAVSNKAPLPPNSISENIDSNGNTSRTHSSTDTISKKIIKNGDMKIQVGDIKKAQTQVNDILKKNNAYIQKENFQNTDMDENIDLIIRVPHKSFDALVNSFSDGVGSVLSKNISSDDVTEEYTDISIKLANKKIYLEKYRDMLKGAATTKDMIEIQEKIRELEDEIDVAEGRLRFIDDRVNYSTLNLNLYKEKVRSSATSKIGFGSRFVDSLTEGWNSFVGFFLGIISFWPFLLLLPVIAFIWRKWKVRNSSK, encoded by the coding sequence ATGAAAAATATACTTTTACTTCTATTTTGCCTTATTCTTTTCAACTGTAATAAATCAGAATTGGATAAAAACAGCTTAAATGTTGATATGGTCGATGCTAAGGAAGAAGCACCCCCACCACCAATGGAAGCTGCAGTTTCTAATAAGGCTCCTTTACCTCCAAATTCAATTTCCGAAAATATAGATTCCAATGGCAATACTTCCAGAACACATTCTTCCACTGATACCATCTCCAAGAAAATCATAAAAAATGGAGATATGAAAATCCAGGTAGGAGATATTAAAAAAGCGCAAACTCAGGTGAATGATATTTTGAAGAAGAACAATGCCTATATCCAGAAAGAAAATTTCCAAAATACGGATATGGATGAAAATATTGATCTGATCATTCGTGTTCCCCACAAAAGCTTTGATGCCCTTGTGAATTCCTTTTCTGACGGTGTAGGCTCTGTCTTGTCAAAGAATATTTCCTCTGATGATGTCACTGAGGAATACACTGATATTTCGATCAAATTAGCCAATAAAAAGATCTATCTGGAAAAATATCGCGACATGCTTAAAGGAGCGGCTACAACAAAGGATATGATTGAAATTCAGGAGAAAATCCGTGAATTGGAGGATGAGATTGATGTCGCCGAAGGCAGGCTCCGGTTTATTGATGACCGGGTAAATTACAGCACCTTAAATCTCAATTTATATAAGGAAAAAGTGAGAAGTTCAGCTACTTCAAAAATTGGTTTTGGAAGTCGTTTTGTGGATTCTCTTACCGAGGGATGGAACAGTTTTGTAGGGTTTTTCCTAGGAATTATTTCATTCTGGCCATTCTTACTATTGCTCCCTGTTATTGCTTTTATTTGGAGAAAATGGAAAGTAAGAAACAGTAGTAAATAA
- a CDS encoding DUF962 domain-containing protein: protein MRKVDLLFAEYSKSHKNATNKFIHWICVPLIFCTILGFISLIPSPHFCLSYFGCISIISLIAIILISLFYIRLSLLIGIIMIIIMLLAEHFIYLTNIHLGKQSWIFYLIVFVVTWIFQFIGHKIEGKKPSFLKDLQFLLIGPIWLLSFILKKTGIRY from the coding sequence ATGAGAAAGGTTGATTTATTATTTGCAGAATATAGCAAAAGTCATAAAAACGCTACCAATAAGTTCATTCACTGGATCTGTGTTCCTTTGATTTTCTGTACCATTCTTGGTTTCATTTCCCTTATCCCATCCCCTCATTTCTGCCTTTCTTACTTCGGATGTATCAGTATCATCAGTTTGATTGCTATTATTCTGATCAGCCTGTTCTATATAAGACTTTCCTTATTAATTGGGATCATTATGATCATAATAATGCTCCTGGCAGAACATTTTATTTATCTTACTAATATCCATCTTGGTAAGCAATCCTGGATCTTTTACCTCATTGTTTTTGTTGTTACGTGGATCTTTCAGTTTATCGGACATAAAATTGAAGGGAAAAAACCTTCTTTTCTAAAAGATCTTCAGTTTCTTTTGATTGGCCCTATTTGGCTTTTAAGCTTTATCTTAAAAAAGACAGGGATCAGATACTAA
- a CDS encoding helix-turn-helix domain-containing protein, whose translation MSALEKFGVEISTERNIFERIAVDKPFRPENPAFIFIKSGTIKLRQHFSDLEVSANMFMVTDPQTVYEVVAVSDDFQSRMVSYKRDFISALSLKFNRLITYRYFRQQMNKGVPFPENEMEVVWKSVNFLKYILDSETEMLYKKEMVEHLFSVFCYQMAGIISKEDNNSMNQMSRQEEIVFVFLTDLSEHHLTERTVEFYAERQSITTRHLSSVVREVTGKTASHIIALIVINEAKVLLNSSSKPVSEISSILGFSDQYAFSHFFKKHLEVSPRQYRHQFES comes from the coding sequence ATGTCTGCCTTAGAAAAATTCGGAGTTGAAATCTCTACAGAACGTAATATTTTTGAGAGAATAGCTGTTGATAAGCCATTTCGGCCCGAAAACCCGGCATTTATTTTTATAAAATCTGGAACCATAAAACTTCGTCAGCACTTCAGTGATCTGGAGGTTTCTGCCAATATGTTTATGGTAACCGATCCTCAGACCGTTTATGAGGTGGTAGCAGTGAGTGATGATTTTCAGTCTAGAATGGTTTCCTACAAGAGAGATTTTATTTCAGCCTTATCTTTAAAATTCAACCGATTAATTACCTATCGTTATTTCAGGCAGCAGATGAATAAAGGAGTACCTTTTCCTGAAAATGAGATGGAAGTGGTATGGAAAAGTGTCAACTTTTTGAAATACATCCTTGATTCTGAAACTGAGATGCTGTACAAAAAAGAAATGGTGGAGCATCTTTTTTCTGTTTTCTGCTATCAGATGGCTGGGATCATTTCAAAGGAAGATAATAACTCGATGAACCAGATGTCCAGACAGGAAGAGATTGTTTTTGTATTTCTTACCGACCTTTCTGAACATCATCTTACAGAAAGAACTGTGGAGTTCTATGCGGAACGGCAATCAATTACAACCAGACATCTTTCGTCAGTTGTAAGGGAAGTAACGGGCAAAACGGCAAGTCACATCATTGCCTTAATTGTAATCAATGAAGCGAAAGTTCTTTTAAACTCTTCCAGTAAACCGGTTTCGGAGATTTCTTCAATCTTGGGATTTAGTGATCAATACGCATTTTCTCATTTTTTTAAGAAACATCTGGAGGTAAGCCCCAGACAATACAGACATCAGTTTGAAAGTTAA
- a CDS encoding TolC family protein, translating into MTKKLKTALSVLIAAFPALFFSQQIKQMTAGEVAELALQNHQQLKVSAQNIDIAKQNINVVKLQKLPTITASTSQFYLGDAVAIDKDFSNSTKVPMPHYGSSYAVQATQLIFKGGLVNKSIEMAGLREQLSELDLEKNKQDVKFLVISNYLDVYKIINQEEVFQNNKKLAQERLKNIQKFYQQGMVTRNEVIRGELALKNLDQGILTLSNNRKILNYNLNIALGLSSDTEIIPTETLDNKESGIGMEYYTNLAHESNPILKSAQKNIDVADKNIEIIRTDNMPTVAGFGGYTLQRPITTRNPVLDMYSGGWQTGVSLSYNIDNLYKTKEKVKLGEIQKNQANDAKTLVQQNVDMGVNAAYTKYQEAIQRADILNDSKSLAEENYKITEAKYLNQLAVQAEMIDAQNQKLQSELDYANAEINVLYQYYNLLKSTGTL; encoded by the coding sequence ATGACAAAGAAATTAAAAACAGCACTATCGGTTCTGATAGCAGCTTTTCCTGCGCTGTTTTTTTCACAACAGATCAAACAGATGACTGCGGGTGAGGTCGCCGAATTGGCTCTTCAAAATCATCAGCAGTTGAAAGTTTCGGCTCAAAACATTGATATTGCAAAACAGAATATCAATGTTGTAAAGCTTCAGAAACTGCCCACTATCACAGCTTCTACAAGCCAGTTCTATCTGGGGGATGCTGTAGCCATCGATAAAGATTTTTCAAATTCTACAAAGGTTCCGATGCCTCATTATGGAAGTTCTTACGCGGTACAGGCAACACAACTGATCTTTAAAGGAGGATTGGTGAATAAGTCTATTGAAATGGCAGGACTTCGTGAGCAACTTTCTGAACTGGATCTGGAGAAAAACAAACAGGATGTAAAATTTTTGGTGATTTCAAATTATTTGGATGTGTACAAAATCATCAATCAAGAAGAAGTGTTTCAGAATAACAAGAAATTGGCTCAGGAACGTCTTAAAAACATTCAGAAGTTCTATCAGCAGGGAATGGTAACCAGAAACGAGGTCATTCGTGGAGAGTTAGCTCTTAAAAATCTGGATCAGGGCATTTTGACGCTTTCCAACAACAGAAAAATTCTTAATTATAATTTAAATATCGCGTTAGGGTTGTCTTCTGATACTGAAATTATTCCTACTGAAACGTTGGATAATAAAGAATCAGGAATCGGAATGGAATACTATACAAATCTTGCCCATGAGAGCAATCCCATACTGAAATCTGCACAGAAAAATATTGATGTTGCCGATAAGAATATTGAAATTATAAGAACAGACAATATGCCTACAGTGGCCGGGTTTGGTGGATACACTTTACAAAGACCAATTACTACGAGAAACCCTGTTCTGGATATGTATTCAGGAGGATGGCAGACAGGTGTTTCGCTTAGTTACAACATAGATAACCTGTATAAAACAAAGGAGAAGGTAAAATTGGGTGAGATTCAGAAGAACCAGGCCAATGATGCCAAGACGTTGGTACAGCAAAATGTAGACATGGGAGTAAACGCTGCCTATACAAAATATCAGGAAGCTATTCAGCGGGCGGATATTCTAAATGACTCCAAAAGCCTGGCAGAGGAAAACTACAAGATTACAGAAGCCAAATATTTGAATCAATTGGCTGTACAGGCAGAAATGATTGATGCGCAGAACCAGAAACTGCAATCGGAACTGGATTATGCCAATGCAGAAATTAATGTCTTGTATCAATATTATAATCTGCTGAAATCTACGGGAACACTTTAA
- a CDS encoding HlyD family secretion protein yields MENKEQTTQNTTPAPARPSGDGKKKENKKNKIRAIISNIIVFLVIGFGLFWLIREYFHIGNKTYTEAAQVEEFINPINTRVSAYIKEIKFIEHQRVKKGDTLVVLDNREILTQLGQAEAAYQNATAQKTATSSSVNTVSNNINVMQSNIAGAKARLWNAEQNLNRYKNLLAAEAVTRQQYDQVKTEYDAQKAAYETLVNQKQSANLSTTEVKSKLGINDAEIKRTKSALDMARINLSYTVITAPYDGVMGRRTISEGQLIQPGQQVATIVLNSQKWVTANFLESQMPHIKVGEKITMSADALGGQKFEGVVTAISAATGSRYSNVPTDNSTGNFIKVQQRIPVRIEFTASNKKENLDKLSAGMNMNVNINEH; encoded by the coding sequence ATGGAAAACAAGGAACAAACTACTCAAAATACAACGCCAGCTCCGGCAAGACCAAGTGGAGACGGTAAAAAAAAGGAAAACAAAAAAAATAAAATCAGAGCGATTATTTCCAATATTATCGTTTTTCTGGTTATCGGTTTTGGATTATTCTGGTTAATACGTGAATACTTCCATATCGGAAATAAGACCTATACTGAAGCTGCGCAGGTAGAAGAGTTTATTAACCCTATCAATACAAGGGTTTCAGCTTACATTAAAGAAATAAAATTCATTGAACACCAAAGAGTAAAAAAAGGAGATACCCTGGTTGTTCTTGATAATCGTGAGATCTTAACTCAATTGGGACAGGCTGAAGCTGCTTATCAAAATGCCACAGCACAAAAAACAGCTACAAGCTCTTCTGTGAATACTGTTTCCAATAATATCAACGTAATGCAATCCAATATTGCAGGTGCAAAAGCAAGACTTTGGAATGCGGAACAAAATTTAAACAGATATAAAAATCTTTTGGCTGCAGAAGCTGTTACAAGACAACAATATGATCAGGTAAAAACAGAATACGATGCTCAAAAAGCGGCTTATGAAACCTTAGTCAATCAGAAACAATCAGCAAACCTCTCCACTACAGAAGTAAAAAGCAAACTAGGAATCAATGATGCAGAGATTAAAAGAACAAAATCTGCACTGGATATGGCAAGAATCAATCTTTCCTATACGGTAATTACAGCTCCTTATGATGGAGTAATGGGAAGAAGAACGATTTCTGAGGGACAATTGATCCAGCCGGGACAACAGGTAGCAACCATTGTACTTAACAGTCAAAAATGGGTAACGGCCAACTTTCTGGAAAGCCAGATGCCTCACATTAAAGTAGGAGAAAAGATAACAATGTCTGCAGATGCATTGGGAGGGCAGAAATTTGAGGGAGTTGTAACTGCCATTTCTGCAGCAACAGGATCAAGATATTCAAATGTACCAACGGATAACTCAACCGGAAATTTCATCAAGGTACAGCAAAGAATTCCTGTAAGAATTGAATTTACAGCTTCCAATAAAAAGGAAAACCTGGATAAACTGAGCGCAGGGATGAATATGAACGTGAATATTAATGAACATTAA
- a CDS encoding MFS transporter — translation MYNKGLYSDWVPKPVQLLLIVLLLAVVMPLGGVYTGNISYLVSGTGAMTEYFMWANYATTIGMGACMPIVLRMKMRFKVRDKMVALLVLLGMLSYLNATTLHPMVFVFSSLLIGFMKMMVTIELFLPLMMMIGNRGMFYGVFYTFVLVMNQVAVYYSAKFALLYNWQQFYILTSVLCFILALIHWVFMHDKYFALKVPLHYIDWLSILLFISAFMFSAYVYSFGRQQDWLNSKNIISASIAAFVSFALLSIRQLTLKRPYLSFKIFKRNNVLHGLFMLFWLGMFLGTATLQNTFAVGVLGYDQLTNAWLSMLMVPGIIIAGIIAIFWFKKEKPLKMYIFSGFSAMMGYAIIMYFSMVLEFNYENWYLPMFLKGYGMCSLFISVWFYTLDKLEMNDMLAAIGLVLVWRTFLAVGIFSAIYSWFQYHFQVIAIGDLAVYMDGVTISPQNVAANMKAIQLNAIIIASKKIFGYIILAGSGVLIYVITHHFGAKRFQYLRFVRIIGGKSVIARRRLRERKKLLEEIKDAAGPAI, via the coding sequence ATGTACAACAAAGGATTATATAGCGATTGGGTACCCAAACCCGTACAGCTGCTGCTGATCGTATTACTGCTCGCGGTGGTGATGCCTCTGGGTGGTGTATATACGGGGAATATCAGTTATCTGGTAAGTGGTACCGGCGCAATGACGGAATATTTTATGTGGGCCAACTATGCTACCACAATAGGAATGGGGGCTTGTATGCCGATTGTTCTCAGAATGAAGATGAGATTTAAGGTGAGGGATAAAATGGTGGCTTTATTGGTTCTTTTAGGAATGTTAAGCTATTTAAATGCAACCACTTTACATCCCATGGTTTTTGTATTCAGCTCTCTGCTGATAGGGTTTATGAAGATGATGGTGACCATTGAGTTGTTTTTACCATTGATGATGATGATCGGAAATCGTGGAATGTTCTATGGTGTGTTTTATACATTCGTTCTGGTGATGAATCAGGTAGCGGTTTATTACTCCGCGAAGTTTGCTCTTCTTTATAACTGGCAGCAGTTTTATATACTGACGTCTGTGTTATGTTTTATTCTTGCATTGATCCATTGGGTTTTTATGCATGATAAATACTTTGCACTCAAGGTTCCGCTCCATTATATTGACTGGTTGAGTATATTGCTTTTCATTTCAGCATTTATGTTTTCAGCCTATGTGTATTCCTTTGGGAGACAACAGGACTGGCTGAACTCCAAGAACATTATCAGTGCAAGTATTGCTGCTTTTGTAAGCTTTGCCCTGCTTAGCATTCGGCAGTTAACCTTAAAACGACCTTATCTTTCATTTAAGATTTTCAAAAGAAATAATGTACTGCATGGGCTGTTTATGTTATTCTGGCTAGGAATGTTCCTGGGAACAGCTACTCTTCAGAATACCTTTGCAGTGGGGGTGCTGGGATATGACCAGTTGACCAATGCTTGGCTAAGCATGTTGATGGTTCCGGGAATCATTATAGCGGGAATCATTGCTATTTTCTGGTTTAAAAAAGAAAAACCACTGAAAATGTATATTTTCTCAGGATTCTCTGCCATGATGGGATATGCCATTATCATGTACTTTTCAATGGTGCTGGAATTCAATTATGAAAACTGGTATCTGCCTATGTTTTTGAAAGGCTATGGAATGTGTTCTCTGTTTATCTCCGTATGGTTTTATACCTTGGATAAACTTGAGATGAATGATATGCTTGCTGCCATTGGATTGGTATTGGTATGGAGAACATTTCTGGCAGTAGGTATTTTCTCAGCAATATATTCTTGGTTTCAATATCATTTTCAGGTCATTGCGATAGGAGACCTTGCCGTTTATATGGATGGTGTGACCATATCTCCTCAAAATGTTGCCGCCAATATGAAAGCCATTCAGCTGAATGCCATTATTATAGCCAGTAAAAAGATCTTCGGATATATTATTCTGGCTGGTTCCGGAGTACTGATTTATGTGATCACCCACCATTTTGGAGCAAAACGCTTCCAGTATTTAAGATTTGTAAGAATCATTGGTGGTAAATCTGTGATTGCAAGACGAAGACTTCGTGAACGCAAAAAATTATTAGAAGAAATAAAAGACGCAGCCGGACCTGCGATCTAA
- a CDS encoding TonB-dependent receptor has translation MKKQYAFIGLLASGLFFSQTAKDSIASKGIDDVVIVASRKPTKISEIPGTVWVVQKEKIQEQAKSGVPIKEMLSILIPSMDIGPQGRTNYGQNMRGRSALVMIDGVSLNSIRAISRQLDAIDPFNIERIEVLSGASSVYGGNATGGIINIITKIPSKKGISGETEVGVRTGFMGKDDHDFRAAQSIAGKGEKFFGRLGVAYQQNGGVYGADQKQLFTDITQTDLQYNQSIDILATGGYQFNNKHKITASLQYYNSKFNGDRSLYLGDNLSAFTKKNGSLLEMRDGFSSDKSVGTERYMGTVAYTGNGILGGQDLYVQFATRGEKLGFYPFPGNVNINATDKIAYMSSSQQDTYYSGIKALLSKSWRGLNVTYGADIDFEKFEGNQSVYNIAKTMSSGGLINETQYSLGRYPTNHSQSYAGYVQAKYNIIPKLQINAGLRYQHINVKMDDFVGSEQQTQIAMGYGQSASAIPGGESSYNVTLANAGLLYKINEQHQVWGTFSQGASLADPAKFYGIGKYVLNGAHWGVVSSINVKEQPLQAIKTNQFEGGYRVNKGGLRAQVAGFLSTSDKTVTVDRKTFQILVNDLKLRNMGIEAEISYSMNNGIYFGASGLLIKSEVDNKGEWQKQDISSASPSKLVTYIGYNVQNWSFRFQSLQNFKQKDELNNVVEGYNTSDLMVGYRFNWGKFNLGIQNVFNTDYQTIWSKRSQVLYSSYGIPELFNYKGRGRTFNLSYTFEF, from the coding sequence ATGAAAAAGCAGTATGCATTCATAGGTCTGCTGGCTTCGGGATTATTCTTTTCCCAAACCGCTAAGGATTCTATAGCCTCTAAAGGTATTGATGATGTTGTGATCGTCGCATCCAGAAAACCCACAAAAATATCTGAAATTCCGGGTACAGTTTGGGTAGTACAGAAGGAAAAAATCCAGGAACAGGCCAAAAGTGGAGTTCCCATTAAGGAAATGTTATCCATCCTGATTCCAAGCATGGACATCGGCCCTCAGGGAAGAACCAATTACGGACAGAATATGAGAGGGCGTTCAGCTTTGGTAATGATAGACGGGGTTTCTTTGAATAGTATCCGTGCCATCAGCCGTCAGTTAGATGCCATTGATCCTTTTAATATCGAAAGAATCGAGGTCCTTTCCGGAGCAAGCTCTGTTTATGGTGGAAATGCAACCGGTGGTATTATTAATATCATTACAAAGATTCCATCCAAAAAAGGAATTAGCGGAGAGACAGAAGTGGGGGTACGTACCGGTTTTATGGGAAAAGATGACCATGATTTCCGTGCAGCACAATCCATTGCAGGAAAAGGAGAGAAGTTCTTCGGAAGATTAGGAGTTGCTTACCAGCAGAATGGTGGAGTATACGGAGCCGATCAAAAGCAGCTTTTTACAGATATTACACAAACTGACCTTCAGTATAACCAGTCGATTGACATATTGGCGACAGGGGGATACCAGTTTAACAATAAACATAAAATAACAGCCTCCCTTCAGTATTACAACTCCAAGTTTAATGGAGACAGAAGCTTATATTTGGGCGATAACCTGAGTGCTTTTACAAAGAAAAACGGGAGCTTACTGGAAATGAGGGATGGTTTTTCCTCCGATAAAAGCGTAGGAACAGAACGTTATATGGGAACGGTAGCCTACACCGGAAACGGAATTCTTGGCGGGCAGGACCTGTATGTGCAATTTGCTACCCGTGGTGAAAAACTAGGATTTTATCCTTTCCCGGGGAATGTAAACATCAATGCTACAGATAAAATTGCCTACATGTCTTCCTCACAGCAAGACACCTATTACTCAGGAATAAAAGCCCTATTGTCAAAATCCTGGAGAGGATTGAATGTAACCTATGGAGCTGATATAGATTTTGAAAAATTTGAAGGAAATCAATCCGTTTATAATATTGCGAAAACAATGTCCAGCGGAGGACTGATCAACGAAACTCAATACAGCCTGGGGAGATATCCTACCAACCACTCTCAGAGTTATGCAGGATATGTTCAGGCTAAGTATAATATTATACCTAAGCTACAGATTAATGCCGGATTGCGTTATCAGCACATCAATGTGAAGATGGATGATTTTGTAGGATCTGAGCAGCAAACACAGATTGCTATGGGCTACGGACAGTCTGCATCTGCCATTCCCGGAGGTGAAAGTTCTTATAATGTAACATTGGCTAATGCCGGATTACTTTATAAAATCAATGAGCAGCACCAGGTTTGGGGAACATTTTCACAAGGAGCAAGTTTAGCAGATCCTGCTAAGTTCTACGGAATTGGGAAATATGTACTCAATGGAGCCCATTGGGGAGTGGTCTCTAGTATTAATGTAAAAGAACAGCCTTTACAAGCCATCAAAACCAACCAATTTGAAGGAGGATACCGTGTCAATAAAGGAGGATTGAGAGCACAGGTTGCCGGATTTTTAAGTACTTCAGACAAGACGGTTACTGTAGACAGAAAAACGTTCCAGATCCTTGTCAATGATTTAAAATTGAGAAATATGGGAATCGAAGCTGAGATTTCCTATTCCATGAACAATGGTATTTACTTCGGAGCAAGCGGACTTTTAATCAAGTCTGAGGTAGATAACAAGGGAGAGTGGCAGAAACAGGATATTTCCAGTGCTTCACCATCAAAATTGGTGACTTATATTGGATATAATGTTCAGAACTGGTCATTCAGATTCCAGTCACTGCAGAATTTCAAGCAGAAGGATGAACTTAATAATGTAGTTGAAGGTTACAATACTTCCGATCTTATGGTAGGATACCGTTTCAACTGGGGGAAATTCAACCTGGGTATTCAGAATGTATTCAATACAGATTATCAGACGATCTGGAGCAAGCGTTCTCAGGTTTTATATTCCAGCTACGGAATTCCTGAATTGTTTAATTATAAAGGAAGAGGCAGAACATTCAACCTGTCTTATACATTTGAATTTTAA
- a CDS encoding class I SAM-dependent methyltransferase has protein sequence MKDLMGRAIWDYYHNENPEDLQTETSISELDELPVDYLFRDVEDMNDIEQKALHLSKGKVLDIGAGAGSHALYLQNDANLDVLALDISPKSIEVCQLRGVKRAVCENILDFSGETFDTILLLMNGTGIFEKLSKIDTYLQKLRSLLNDGGQILIDSTDILYMFDRDEDGGVYIPAGGYYGELEYVVHYKGESEKPITWLYLDFNTLKNAAENNGFAIEKVLQDEDCYLAKLTKK, from the coding sequence ATGAAAGATTTAATGGGCAGAGCGATCTGGGATTATTATCATAATGAAAATCCTGAAGATCTGCAGACTGAAACGTCAATTTCTGAACTGGATGAACTTCCGGTGGACTATTTATTCAGAGATGTTGAAGATATGAATGACATTGAGCAGAAAGCATTGCATTTATCCAAGGGAAAAGTATTGGATATTGGAGCAGGAGCCGGTTCTCATGCCCTATATCTTCAAAATGATGCCAATCTTGACGTGCTGGCATTGGATATTTCTCCAAAATCTATCGAAGTCTGCCAATTGAGAGGAGTAAAAAGAGCTGTATGTGAAAATATTCTGGATTTTTCAGGAGAAACATTTGATACGATCTTATTATTGATGAACGGTACAGGAATTTTTGAAAAATTGTCTAAAATTGACACTTATCTTCAGAAATTAAGATCATTACTGAATGATGGTGGCCAAATTCTGATTGACAGTACAGATATCCTCTATATGTTTGACCGCGATGAAGATGGGGGAGTTTATATTCCTGCCGGAGGTTATTATGGTGAACTGGAGTACGTGGTTCATTACAAAGGAGAATCCGAAAAACCGATCACATGGCTCTACCTTGATTTCAATACCTTGAAGAATGCTGCTGAAAATAATGGCTTTGCCATAGAAAAAGTATTGCAGGATGAAGATTGTTATTTGGCTAAACTGACTAAGAAATAA